The following proteins are co-located in the Nitrospirota bacterium genome:
- the tsaD gene encoding tRNA (adenosine(37)-N6)-threonylcarbamoyltransferase complex transferase subunit TsaD gives MTYILGIDTSCDDTSASVVVDGSRILSNLVSSQAEIHEKYGGIVPELASRRHIEMIWPVVDEALKMASVRLETLSGIAVCQGPGLIGSLLVGCSFAKAVAYAKGLPLIGVNHLEGHIFSVFLLEQRPAFPFLSLIVSGGHTSLIRVDGFGSYRELGRTRDDAAGEAYDKVAKLLGLGYPGGPLIDELAGKGDPESIPFPRALIPGTYDFSFSGLKTAVRNYIEKVSLNNSSDESLIQNVCASFQSAVVDVLVKKAEDAVKKEGIKSVTLTGGVAANRQLRAAMKEMAERTGVELYVPPVALCTDNAAMIAAAGYLHYTKGDIAGLELNPRAYLPV, from the coding sequence ATGACATATATTCTTGGCATAGACACTTCCTGTGACGACACTTCTGCTTCCGTAGTGGTTGATGGCAGTCGTATTCTGTCCAACTTGGTCTCTTCACAGGCAGAGATACATGAAAAGTACGGCGGTATAGTACCTGAGCTTGCATCAAGGCGCCATATTGAAATGATATGGCCTGTGGTAGATGAGGCCCTGAAGATGGCCTCTGTCAGGCTTGAGACCCTCTCGGGCATTGCTGTCTGCCAGGGCCCTGGATTGATAGGCTCTCTCCTTGTCGGGTGTTCCTTTGCAAAGGCAGTTGCATATGCAAAGGGGCTTCCCCTTATCGGTGTGAATCACCTTGAAGGACATATATTTTCCGTCTTTCTCCTTGAGCAGCGACCGGCCTTTCCCTTTCTCAGTCTTATAGTCTCCGGAGGACATACTTCCCTGATAAGGGTGGATGGGTTTGGCTCTTACCGGGAGCTCGGCAGGACGAGGGATGACGCTGCCGGTGAGGCCTATGACAAGGTTGCAAAGCTGCTCGGGCTCGGTTATCCAGGGGGGCCGTTAATAGATGAGCTTGCAGGGAAGGGGGACCCGGAGTCAATACCATTCCCAAGGGCGCTTATTCCAGGGACTTATGACTTCAGTTTCAGTGGACTCAAAACGGCTGTCAGGAATTATATAGAAAAGGTTTCTCTGAATAATTCTTCAGACGAGTCTCTTATACAGAATGTCTGTGCGTCTTTTCAGTCGGCTGTAGTGGATGTGCTGGTTAAAAAGGCGGAAGATGCTGTTAAAAAGGAGGGCATAAAAAGCGTAACCCTGACAGGTGGTGTGGCTGCAAACCGGCAGCTCAGGGCTGCGATGAAAGAGATGGCGGAAAGGACAGGGGTAGAGCTCTATGTCCCCCCGGTTGCACTCTGCACGGATAATGCTGCAATGATTGCCGCTGCAGGATATCTTCATTATACGAAGGGAGACATAGCCGGGCTTGAGCTGAACCCAAGGGCATATCTGCCTGTATAG
- a CDS encoding outer membrane lipoprotein carrier protein LolA, which produces MRTEGIMRHCLHTVRYITFFMAVSLILPFPAISADGVPLTKLKAVYKDLRTLEGRFRQVTYIKDLEKEEIFEGMFYLKIPDRMRWKYTKGSTDEVYLTGKEMIIAQPSESQAFVSAMGGYGLSSSPLKILLDLDELENNFDLKSRTGHIFMTPKGKKTVVESVELVLSENEFPLEKIRFLDRYGNKTEIILMDVKINRVLEDSIFLFTPPAGTVIIRQ; this is translated from the coding sequence ATGAGGACGGAAGGGATAATGAGGCATTGTCTGCATACTGTCAGGTACATTACATTTTTTATGGCCGTCTCCTTGATTTTGCCTTTCCCTGCGATATCTGCAGACGGGGTGCCGTTAACAAAGCTGAAGGCTGTTTATAAAGATCTCCGGACACTTGAGGGCAGATTCAGACAGGTTACATATATAAAGGACCTTGAAAAAGAAGAGATTTTTGAGGGGATGTTTTATCTGAAAATCCCTGACAGGATGAGATGGAAGTATACGAAAGGAAGTACGGATGAGGTTTATTTAACAGGTAAGGAGATGATTATTGCACAGCCTTCCGAATCCCAGGCATTTGTCTCAGCAATGGGTGGTTATGGCTTGAGCAGTTCTCCCTTGAAAATACTGCTGGACCTTGATGAACTGGAGAATAATTTCGATCTGAAAAGCAGGACGGGACATATTTTTATGACCCCAAAGGGGAAAAAAACGGTTGTTGAATCCGTAGAATTAGTACTTTCAGAGAACGAATTTCCACTGGAGAAGATAAGATTTCTTGACCGATATGGCAACAAAACAGAGATTATACTTATGGATGTAAAGATTAATAGAGTTCTGGAGGATTCAATATTCCTGTTTACTCCGCCTGCAGGAACGGTAATAATCAGGCAGTAG